A stretch of DNA from Lotus japonicus ecotype B-129 chromosome 4, LjGifu_v1.2:
ATCATATCTTGTCTCATTTGTATGCGTGTTTCtgtgaaaaaaaaacttataaagatgtcTTTTAAAAGGTAAGTAATTTATCTTAATTAATTCTATGGTGCTCTAAATATGAGTATAGATCTGGATaagttattttcttatttttctataatttcaatattataaaaataGAATTTGAATATATAACCAAACAAACCAAATAGGCAACTCCACATGTTGGATTGTTGAAATTTAAATTGACAAGTTCCATCGCAATTATTTTTGAACTCTAGAGGAGTAAACAAGACATTGGGCATCTTTCGTTCGTTGTGTCTTTGTTGTCTTTAAAGATTGTGTCACGCTCAATCCAGATTTTGAATGGTGTGTGAGATCGAGCGTCAGTCCACTGATTGTGAAGGTCATGCTGTGCAAGCATAGGTATTTGTCTTCATCTACAAAGCATAGCCACCGACTTTAAATAATTAGCAATAATATTAGGTGTGAACAGTACTACTTTGGTTTGAAAGAAGACAAGTACTTTTTTACATGGTTAgtgcaatttaaaaaaaaaaaaccaaattagTGCAACTTttgttttaattataaaatcagtGGGTTGGGCGAGCGCATGAAGAACTAAAGGTAGAGTTTTTTTTCTCATCAAAAGACATTGAAGCTTTCGATGCTCAAGCAcaatgtcttgtgggcttgtggtctgGGCGGGTCTTTAACAAGCCTCATACCCGCCCAACAAATTAAGGTGACACAATGGCGAGATTATGACCAGGATGAGCAGCTTCGGGATCCGTCGGGTGCCATTGAGTAATTGGATCTGGGCCAGTGGTGCTAGTTTTTATTAGGAATTGGGCCATGGTTGTAAGACTCAACTCCCTTAGGGCTTTCTAGAAGAGGAACCACCCACTCTAAAAAGGAGGCCCACCATTGTACTAAGGGTTTTTCGATGAATTAGTGAATAATACTTTTTATCTACATCATCTTTCCTTATTTGTGTTTAATTTTGCTAGGGTTTACTAGAATATTCATTGATTTCTTAGTATGCTTCCGATACGGAACAATGAGTAAAAATCGCCACTGAAAGTGGCAATACCTCTTTTTTATGATACCGCCACTAGTATGGCGACAcacaattttcatttttttattttcacttttagtGACGGAAAACAATCCATCACAAAATCCTACTATATATTATGAAAGGTATTAGTGACGGAACTGAGGAGAGTAGACGTTCGTCGCAAAATGTCTAGTGATGGAATTTTCTTTGCGACGAAGTCTTTCATCACAAAGTCTTAGTCAataatgaaaaacaaaattagcgACGTATATtagagttgaaataaatccgtcGCAAAGTATTATAGCGACTAAATATTGTTTGTGACTTTTTTACATATTATAaactaggattttgtgacggactTTTTTCCGTCACTAAAGAATCAAAACAAAATTTATGGTGTTGCCACTGCAAGCGGTgatttgataaaaaataaaaggcttaaatatgttggaggtccctctaaaatatgggtcatttggttaaggcccctacaaatttttttgggtggaataagcccctaatgtggaaataatatatagtgataagcccctgccgtgaggttccgtttaatttctgatgattCTGCAAAAGGCGCTGACCTAGATtctattttgtgaaaattattcagTTAAAGAGGGTGTCATGTAAGTAAATTatgattgaaaaaaataaaaacccaaagtaAAAAACCCAAGTAAAATCCTCAAACGTACTTGGGTTTTTtactttgggtttttatttttttttatttttttcaaccctcatttacttacgtggcaccctctttaattgaataattttcacaaaatataatccacgtcagcgtcgtttgcagaatcatcatAAATTAAACGGAACCACAAGGCAGGGGCTTATCAATatgtattattttcacattaggggcttattccacccaaaaaattTTGTACGGGCCTTAAGCAAAtgacccctattttagagggacctccaacagatttaagccaaaataaaaaaaaaaagaggtaatTAAAACAAAAGTTGAACTagtttggtaaaaaaaattaaaaacactacaaaaaaattGTCATATACCAACGGACAGCTTTAGTGACAGCAATAAAAAGCGTAGGTATAAATGTTATTTACCAACAGACTCCTTATTAACCATGGCTATAAGTAGGATATACCTACGGATGATTATTACTGTAACTAATTCATTTAGTGACAAAACTTCAGCCATGGGTAAAAGCGTCGTATACCAaccaatattttattttgttactaTATGTTTTAGGGACGAGTATAAAATCTGTGGGTATAGATTACATATATCTACAAATATAATTTCGTCGCTATAGGATATAGTGATAGATATAAATAGGGTGAGAATAGACATTGTATACCAACGGAATTTGACTTACCGTGGCTATAAGTATTATATACCAACGCTTTTTTTTGCCGTAGCTAAAATTTGCCCGCCAAAAATTTCATTATTAAGCGCTTATTTTTTTGCAAaggttatttttaattttttatcataaAATAATCATAAAAGACTAAAATTATAGGAGAAAAAAAGCCTTTGCTCTCTCTGAAACGCAAAACGACATTGAGAACACAAAacccttcttcttctgaaaacgcAAACGACCCTTGTTCTGCAAAATCCCTAGCTTTGCTTGATGGCGTAGTCGTCAGTCTCCTCCTCTGTTTGTGCGCCGTCGTCCGTCTCCTCCTCTGTCTGTGCGCCCGCGTTTTGCCTTCTCCTCCACCCTTGCGTGCACGCCGTCCGTCTTCTCCTCCTCCCCTGTGTGCGGCGGTTCCAACTTCTCTCCACCTCTGTGCGCGCGACTGGCTGTTCTTCTCGACGGCACTTCTTCTAGACTACAGAGCTCGTACGAAATTGGTAACGTCTTTAACTGGTGGTTTTTTTAAATGCCTATTTCAGACCCTGCCCTAAATGGAGCATGTGCTTCTTTGATTCAATGTTCTGCACCACTTGATATTGTGGTATTGTGGTTTTATGATATTCTGGTTTTATTTACAGATATCTCTTTGTGATTTCATGTTCTGCGCCATTTGATATCTCTCCGTTGTGTTATTTCTTGCTAAATTTGTATACTGAACTAAAACTTGGTACATAATTGAAATGGATAAACCCAAAAGAGGTCATATAATCACtgtattttttttcctatataTCAGTTCATATAATTATTTACACTAGCTATTACAGGTTGTGGCTTAATCTAAATTAGAGGCTtctcattttttgtttcttttatctAGTGGCACTAGATTGCTACTTCTATGTATCAAAGTTTAGCACTACTTGTGCTATGTTTAATAAAAACTTCTTTGGCCTTTAAGAAAAAAACACTACTGGTTTAGGTGTAAGTTATGGACTATGGTTGTATATATTATGTATCTATGCCTATATTTGTGTCCtgttttcttgttttctttgtcttggcttttaaaaaaataaaacactaCTATGTTAGCAATGGACAGCATAACAAAATAGATCATTTTACAAAGCATCAAAATTGAATAGATTCATAACTGTTGATGAAGCTATCGATCTACCAAAAGtccataaaagaaaaaaactaaaacagtAGATAAAAATTCCCAAGATATGACCATTGGTACAAGTAATTAGAATGAGAAGCTTAGCTGACACACTTGTAGATAAACTCCTGGCCCTTTTTTCTTTGATCTCTTGAACACTTTTCCATCCTAAAAGTAATTAGAACGAGAAGCTTAGCTGCCACACTTGTAGCAGCAACTTATATAGAAGGTTTGCTAAGTAATTAGAAGTTAGAACTAACAATAATGAAAGCTGAATTTTCAAGTTCCTATTTAAGATGACTATATATATTAAGCTTGTTTTGAGAGTGTTTTTTAGTTTGTTATGGATGTTCTTGGTTGCTTGATTAAATGCATCATGTTTTTGATAGtgttataatttattatttacttGTTTATTTGAATGTAATTAGTATCAAGGTTGCAATGggaaagaagagaaaattaaatattGGACATCGTAGACCGGAAAACTCAAATCAACATGGTCAACCAAATGAAAATGATGGGATAGAATCTTCCACAAGAAATGCTGAAGAAACCCAATCTAACCCAGACATGGAGAAGAGGTCATACATGGATCTTTGGAGTCTAACTCCATTCCTTCTGATATTGAAACTGAGAAAATACAAGCTGAGAAAGGTATACATGATTTCATttatatgttttatttattctaaataataaattaatgtcTTGGATACTTATGTCTTTTTTCCACATGTGAATGCATAGAGTCGAAACGAGTAAGAGGCCCAACAAGAATGTTAGATGTTTGGGATATGCAAGTTGGTGATTTTATAATAGTTAATTTAGACAAATATGGTCGACCCGTTGGTGAAGAAGCAACAACTCTTACTCGTTTCATAGGTAGTGTCGTTAGAAGACCTCATTTTGCTCCCATCAactacatttcttggaaaaagaTGCCAAAGGAGAACATAGATGACATGTTGGAAGCAATAGAggtatcataatttttttttgaattacttttatataataaaaatggtATTATGACTTATTTTGtactataatatatttattttaacatTTATTGTTTTAGAGTAAATTTGAGTTTGTTCCTCCAATAAATGACACAATAAGAGAAATGTTGAAAGCGGAGTTGAATGAAAAGTGGAGGCAATGGAAGAGTGATATAAAGTCACTAGCATATAATCCTTCTAAAACAGAAGAAGAAATTGCATCCAAATTGCCTGATGATAGAGTTGAACCAAGTCAATATCGTGATTTAGTTCATCATTGGTTTTCAGAATCAGGACAAGTAAGTCCTAAAGCAAATAGATTATTATGCATATTGATCTTAATGTTTTACAAATTTCATTTCTTTACTAATATTAGTTTGTATTATATACAGAAAACAAGTGAGATTAACCGAAGAAATCGTGCCAAGTTTGAAGATGTTCATTGTATGGGAACAAAAAGTCTTCCAAGATTGATTGACGAAAAGGTTTGTATTTATTTGTACATGTCATTGAGTAAATTAATTTGTGCAAAATTACTTATAACTTGTTTAAatgaatttataaaaaattggGCAAAGGAGTGTCGCCTAAATGTAAAGAGATATACATTCAGACTCGAACTCGTAAAGATGGGACAATTGTCAATGAAAAAGCTGCAAGAGTAATTGTAAGATTtactttctttcttgttttgctTAAACGTTTTTTGCATAGTTAACTTATTTTTTGTTGGCATATCTATGATTTTTAGGAAGAACTAAAGAAACATGATGAGGCTGAAACATCTCAATCaactcaaaacacacaaaggCATACATCTTGGAAGGAAGACATATTCTCTAAAGTGCAAGGTCTTGATAAAAGGGGGCGTATCCGCTGCATGGGCAAGATTCCAAAATGTAAAAAAACAAAGGCTTCCTCATCCGAAAATGAAGAGCTACGTGATCGAATGAAGCATATggaaaacttgttggtaaatgtGTTGACACTAATTCAAAATCGACTTCCTGGAGAAGATCTTAATGAGCTTGTGGATGCTGCAAGACGGGTAACCTTTTTCCTTTTGCAGTTTGTGTTATGATTTGTATAAATTGTTCTGTCCGGATAATCTCttaatgttttgttttattttgtgaaTGATCATTGGTTACAATGTGTTATGATACTAAAAATTCAGCACTTTTGACATGTAGATTAGATTGGATACAACAATAATAATTCTGTAGTTTTGGTTGCACTCACACTTGTACAAAAATCTCTTATCTCTTAGTATGTtgctattttttctttctatttttgacAGTTAATTAATATATGTGTACTGCACTGGGGACTTTGTTATCATATTCTCATAAGGTGTTTTGGTCTTCTTTGCCCGATGTGGATTATAGTCTCTAAGCATGCTTTTACTTTTAATAGGTTTCAGATGCTTCGAGTGCCCCGAACCATTTGAATTCTCCAAGTTCAAACgctaatgaagatgatgaatatggTATgtatcttcttagcatgtactAAATTTGATGATCAAACACTTTGATGGTCGAGATACACAGTTAGCTTAACTCATTGATAGTCTACTTTTGCCAATGTTTGTTTCTATATGTTATTGACATATTCTTTTTAATACTTGCagatgaagatggtgaagaTTAAGAGGCTACTTTGTTCTTGGAGATTGAATATGCATGAGTTTGCAACATTTTTATATACATtgttttgattttatgttgtttttGTGAATCATGGTTAAATTAGGATTATATGCTATGAATTATTTGAATTGGGAAGCTACTTCATATGCATACTTTATGCTAGCTAGTATGGTACTTTCTGGTGGTCATTTTAATGTCACTTCATGTGCTCTTCACTTTTTTATGTGAGCTGAATGTGTATAGGTGCTTTTATCCTTTAAAACAATTAAGGGATATTTAACTTATATTAGTAAAAAAGTTCTTAGAACCCACAATTATTCAGTAATTTTGACAATTGCAATTTATAATGTGTAATTAAAATCTTCATTTGTTAGTATTTACTACTGTCACTAAATCCAATAGCAATGATATTAAATTCGTAGGTCTAAAAAAAACAATGACAGAAATATTGTCGTTGGTATAAGTTAAAGTACTATACCAACGACGACTCTCCGTCACAAAAAGGTTACAGCGTCGGCAATATTTCCGTGGGTATAGTGCAACCGTAAATTGTCATGAAAGCCTATACCGATGGAAACAAAACCGTAGGTATATCATATTGAGCTAAACTTACGGAGGGATTACCGTCACTATAAGTTATACCGACGGAACCAAAACCGTGGGTACGGCGAAATAAAAACCACGAAAATTTTTGCCGTCGGTAAAAGTTTTTTGAGCAATAGCGAC
This window harbors:
- the LOC130714677 gene encoding uncharacterized protein LOC130714677, giving the protein MLDVWDMQVGDFIIVNLDKYGRPVGEEATTLTRFIGSVVRRPHFAPINYISWKKMPKENIDDMLEAIESKFEFVPPINDTIREMLKAELNEKWRQWKSDIKSLAYNPSKTEEEIASKLPDDRVEPSQYRDLVHHWFSESGQKTSEINRRNRAKFEDVHCMGTKSLPRLIDEKEELKKHDEAETSQSTQNTQRHTSWKEDIFSKVQGLDKRGRIRCMGKIPKCKKTKASSSENEELRDRMKHMENLLVNVLTLIQNRLPGEDLNELVDAARRVSDASSAPNHLNSPSSNANEDDEYDEDGED